DNA from Microbacterium sp. W4I20:
TCGTGAGGAGTGACGAGGCTCGTGAAGCGAGAGAGAGGATGGCCGGGGAGCCTGCGACGGGCTCAGAGAGGATGGTCCCCCCTCGGCTGACGAGAGCGGCTCCCGGATATGCAGAAAGCCGCAAGGATTCAGCAAGTGCCCACGCATTGAAGAGGCTGACTGCCGCGAGGTCAGGGTGTTCACTCCTGAACCTGGCTTCGTCGCCCGCTACAACAAGGAGCAGCCCGGCGTCGCCAGGCAGACGGGCGCGGAGGGAGTCGGCGTCGTTGAGCAAGGCCGTGCACGCCAGGCAACCGGGCCGCACAGTGACGATCATGTGTGGATGCTCCTCGAGCATGTCGAGAAGCCGCACGGGTTCCTGATTGCTCGTCGTGAGGTACAGATCGGGTAGCGCGGTGCCGGTCAGTTGATTTCCAGGCACTGGTGGAGCGGGCGTGTCGGGAGCCGCGCGCGTTGAGTGCACGAGGGTCGTTGCGAGCGCGACGAGGAATGTCGCCACGATGATCCAGGCAGCGTCTCCCCCTTGGACCATGGCGACGGCAGGAATCAAGCCGTCGAAGCCACTCAAACCGAGGACTGTCGCTCCGAGTGCTGCTGCCGCCAGAAGTACGTTGCGCAGGACAATAGCGCGACTGATGGGGGAGTGAACGGCACCGAAGCATCCACAGTCGAAGCGATCTCCGCGGGCGAGCGCTCGTGCCGTAAGGAAGACGAACACGATGGTCGCAGCGGTCGTGGCGACGGCGGTGGCGGTGTATACCCACCCCGATGTGACGAGCAGCGAGATACCCAGCAGAATCTCCGCAAGCGGCAGCGCCAGCGAGACGGGCCGGCGGTGGAAGACGCGGGGGACGCCGAAGTTTTGGAGCGCGTCAAGGACGAGTTGTGGTCGACGTAACTTCGAGAGCCCGGCAATGAGAAACACGGCCGCGAGGACAGCGGGAAAAACTGCGTAAGGCCACATGCAAGATCCTCAGCTGTCCCACCGGTTCGTAGCCACGCCGGGTCTGGGTCTCCGGGAGGGCAACAGCTTCGGGAACGGCACAGTCCGACTCTCTCACAGCCTCCACGGATAGCGCTCTTCCATCTCGCAATCAACGATAAGCATGCACATGGATGAATCATCTTCACCCTCGATTCACCCAGGTGAATCAGCGCCGATGACACTTTTTCGCCCGATCGTGTGACTAATCTGCTCAGTGGACAGCGGGCCGCACCTGACCCCCACGAGGGATCAAGTGCTGGTGTTCGGGGTTCCTCACCCTCTTCGGGGAGAGATCTGCTTCACCTGTATTGCCTCGGGGGAGGGATGCGATGTGGTGGTCATTTGATGCGCTCGGCGCTCCGGCGCGACGCCCAGAGATGTCATTGCTGTTCAGGCGAGCGTCAACAGGGCGGTCAGCGATATGAAGAAGAGTCTGATCGAGCGGGGGGTCGCTCTCAGCGGATCGCAGGCGAAGGAATGGCTGCACACCCGGGGTTGGGATGCGACGGCTCAGAATCTTCATGTCTTCGCTGATGTGTTCGATGCGCCTCGTTTCGGGTATTCACGTACGTGGCTCGCAGCCGGCCAGTATGAACGCATCGGCACAGAGGAATCTTCTCGCGTCAGGGCGTTGCTACTCGTGGAAGGCAGCGCCGAACTCGGTCTTGACCATCAAATGTCGGACTTTGGGGTCGGCGACATGGCTCTCGTCGGCGGAGCGTCGCCGGTCGTGCTGTCCACCACCGCGCCGGTGGCGATCTATGAGATCGTCACGGACTACGACCGGATGGGTTTGGGGAGGTATGACCTTCCGCCCACCTCAGGCCCTCACGCAACGTCACCCAACTATTGGCCGGCACTAGCAGGTCTCATCAATCAGGTGTTGGCGTCGTCCGTAACAGCAGAAGACTTCGGTATTAGCAGCGTCCGAACTGCCGTCGACAACCTCCTGCTCGCCTCGCTGAAGGAATCGACGGCGATGTCGGCGCGAAAGAGGCTTGCAGAGGAGAACCATCTCCTGCGTCGGGCACGAGCGATCATCCAGGACGAGGCGCACTCGTCGGATCTGACCGTTGCGCGGCTCGCTGAACTGGTGCGGGTTTCTCGGGCGCACCTGCACCGCCTCTTCTCCGCGGATAACTCCACACCACTCGCGGAGATTCGTGCCGCACGGGTCGAGTTGGCACAGCTACATCTCGCGGAGGACAACGGCCAGCAGGAATCAAACTTGCTCGAGGTCGCCCAACGGTCCGGATTCAAGACGGCCTCTGCTTTGCGCCGGGCACTCCGGCGGGCATGAGGGTCAAACCCGGTACCATCCGAGACCCCGGTGACGCACCCCCGCGCTCTGTTGCGCAACCGCATGCGTCTACGAACTCGTTGAACGCTCTTCACGTGCGTGCCACGGACCTGAGGACTCATGGGGTCCGTTGCCTCGACGACGATGCTGTGTGGGCCAGTAAACAGAACATTGGGCAAAGCGTTCTTCTCTCCCTCGAGGCCGCTGGGTCCGTAGAAGTCGTGCTCAGCACGCCGGTTGCCCACCCTCACCACGCAGCGTTCGTCTTCGTGCTCGCTAAAGGCCTGCAGCGAAGAACCGGAGGGCAGTCCTCGCGCACCGTCGTGATGAAGAGCAACCTCATGATTGCCCCTTTGGGAGCTAACTCGACGTTGCGCTTCGCCGGCCGCTGGCAGCTGATCGTCGCGCTCGTGCCGCGTTCTCCTCTCACAGCACTGGCTCCGAGGTTGCCGGAGAGTGCTCGCACGTTTACGGATCGGCGACTGCTCGATCGCACCCTGCAGCAGTTCCTCGAGATGTTGCTACAGGACTCGTCTGAGGTGTCGCGCGGCGAGGAGATTGCCCTCGAGCGGGTGATCTCAGAATTGTGCGGGGCGGTACTCCGGGACCGTAGCGCGCCCGCCGGCGAGGACTCACGGCGGGATCGTCTACGCGGTCGCGCTATGACTTTCATCGCCGAGCATTGCTCTGACCCTGAACTATCGCCGGCGCGGGTCGCACGTGAAGTCAACTCATCGCTCAGGCTGCTGCAGGAGGTGTTCTCGGAAGCGGGAAACGGAGTGGCCGGAGCGATCCGACGCGAGCGCGCCCACCTGGCGCGCTCGCGCCTCATCGATTTTCGCTACGACGCGGTCAGCATCGAACAGATTGCGCGGAGTTCTGGCTTTTCATCACCGATGAGCCTCCGTCGCGCCCTCGCGACAGCGTATGGCGCGACTCCGAGGGCCCTTCGGAAACGTCACCCGGAAGCTTGAGG
Protein-coding regions in this window:
- a CDS encoding MauE/DoxX family redox-associated membrane protein encodes the protein MWPYAVFPAVLAAVFLIAGLSKLRRPQLVLDALQNFGVPRVFHRRPVSLALPLAEILLGISLLVTSGWVYTATAVATTAATIVFVFLTARALARGDRFDCGCFGAVHSPISRAIVLRNVLLAAAALGATVLGLSGFDGLIPAVAMVQGGDAAWIIVATFLVALATTLVHSTRAAPDTPAPPVPGNQLTGTALPDLYLTTSNQEPVRLLDMLEEHPHMIVTVRPGCLACTALLNDADSLRARLPGDAGLLLVVAGDEARFRSEHPDLAAVSLFNAWALAESLRLSAYPGAALVSRGGTILSEPVAGSPAILSLASRASSLLTTRS
- a CDS encoding AraC family transcriptional regulator; protein product: MKKSLIERGVALSGSQAKEWLHTRGWDATAQNLHVFADVFDAPRFGYSRTWLAAGQYERIGTEESSRVRALLLVEGSAELGLDHQMSDFGVGDMALVGGASPVVLSTTAPVAIYEIVTDYDRMGLGRYDLPPTSGPHATSPNYWPALAGLINQVLASSVTAEDFGISSVRTAVDNLLLASLKESTAMSARKRLAEENHLLRRARAIIQDEAHSSDLTVARLAELVRVSRAHLHRLFSADNSTPLAEIRAARVELAQLHLAEDNGQQESNLLEVAQRSGFKTASALRRALRRA
- a CDS encoding helix-turn-helix domain-containing protein, whose amino-acid sequence is MLSTPVAHPHHAAFVFVLAKGLQRRTGGQSSRTVVMKSNLMIAPLGANSTLRFAGRWQLIVALVPRSPLTALAPRLPESARTFTDRRLLDRTLQQFLEMLLQDSSEVSRGEEIALERVISELCGAVLRDRSAPAGEDSRRDRLRGRAMTFIAEHCSDPELSPARVAREVNSSLRLLQEVFSEAGNGVAGAIRRERAHLARSRLIDFRYDAVSIEQIARSSGFSSPMSLRRALATAYGATPRALRKRHPEA